In a single window of the Acyrthosiphon pisum isolate AL4f chromosome X, pea_aphid_22Mar2018_4r6ur, whole genome shotgun sequence genome:
- the LOC100571734 gene encoding LOW QUALITY PROTEIN: zinc finger BED domain-containing protein 5-like (The sequence of the model RefSeq protein was modified relative to this genomic sequence to represent the inferred CDS: inserted 1 base in 1 codon; substituted 1 base at 1 genomic stop codon) — protein sequence FGPLSNDTVRRRINDISTHIKSELISRLKCNNFALQMDESTDVSGLAVLLVFVRYKYQTSLEEDLLLCQPLSTYTTGYEIFNMLNNFFEIEGLTWDNCIDICTDGAKAMVGKTAGVVSRIKEVTNNCSNSHCILHRQALAIKKMPIPLKNVLDEAVKIINFVKSRPLSTRLFTIXCEDMGSMHKSLLYHTEVRWLSRGKTLVRLLELRNELYVFFTDHPFNLQLRLSDKIWLFRLSYLADIFTKLNEVNLSIQGKXTTVFTANDKIRALKKKIKFWAVCFSQHKIDSFPLLKEYLESIDGNIEDFDEIYGEIEQHLNEILSSLEKYFPEVKT from the exons TTTGGACCGCTTTCCAACGATACCGTTAGGCGTAGAATTAACGATATATCAACTCACATAAAATCGGAATTAATATCTCgtcttaaatgtaataattttgctTTACAAATGGACGAATCCACTGACGTTTCTGGATTAGCTGTATTGCTTGTATTCgttaggtataaatatcaaaCTTCTCTTGAAGAAGACCTCTTATTATGTCAACCTTTGTCCACTTATACAACTGGTTATGAAATCTTCAATatgttgaacaatttttttgaaatagaaGGATTGACTTGGgataattgtattgatatttgtacAGATGGAGCGAAGGCAATGGTTGGAAAAACTGCTGGCGTGGTTTCGCGAATTAAAGAAGTAACCAACAATTGTAGTAATAGTCATTGCATTCTTCATCGTCAAGCACTTGCTATTAAAAAGATGCCAATACCTCTTAAAAATGTACTTGATGAGGCAGTGAAGATTATAAATTTCGTAAAATCTCGACCATTGAGCACAAGACTGTTCACAATTTAATGTGAAGATATGGGAAGTATGCACAAATCACTACTTTACCATACCGAAGTAAGATGGCTTTCTCGGGGAAAAACACTTGTACGCTTACTCGAATTGCGCAATGAATTGTACGTTTTTTTCACCGATCACCCATTTAATTTACAGCTCAGACTTAGTGATAAAATTTGGTTATTTCGACTTAGTTACTTGGctgatatttttacaaaattgaatgaaGTGAACTTATCAATACAAGGTA TGACCACCGTTTTCACGGCAAATGACAAAATTcgagctttaaaaaaaaaaattaaattttgggcTGTGTGTTTTTCTCAACATAAAATTGATAGTTTTCCTTTGTTAAAGGAATATTTAGAATCGATTGATGGTAATATTgaagattttgatgaaatatatGGCGAAATTGAAcaacatttaaatgaaatactatcgtcattagaaaaatattttccagaAGTAAAGACATAG